The following coding sequences are from one Gossypium raimondii isolate GPD5lz chromosome 4, ASM2569854v1, whole genome shotgun sequence window:
- the LOC105768032 gene encoding serine/threonine-protein kinase PCRK1 isoform X2, with protein MPNKKTEVTSISFWHLDLHCGIYCVFSSSRAMKCFIFLSWRRKDEPKTPTPISTRSKNSTFTDREIGRSGSELNSQNVSATSSESIRRSSFPSMSQRPSNLKVFTVSELKSATKNFSRSAMLGEGGFGCVYKGFIKSPDDSSQKIEVAVKQLGKRGLQGHKEWVTEVNLLGVVEHPNLVKLVGYCAEDDERGIQRLLIYEYMPNSSVEYLLSERSETTLSWAMRLKIAQDAARGLAYLHEGMDFQIIFRDFKSSNILLDDQWRAKLSDFGLARLGPSEGLTHVSTAVVGTMGYAAPEYIQTGRLTSKIDVWSYGVFLYELITGRLPLDKNRPKSEQKLLEWVKPYLSKAKKFELIVDPRLKRQYQLKSAQKLAAVANRCVVRNPKSRPKMSEVLEMVNQIVEAPTGAGNPEPPLKTKPFVDTSRGTERKHNRRIIDSRSGDKFVHHVNSR; from the exons ATGCCAAACAAGAAAACTGAAG TTACTTCGATCTCTTTCTGGCATCTGGATCTGCACTGTGgaatttattgtgtttttagtTCTTCGAGGGCTATGAAGTGTTTTATATTCCTCAGCtggagaagaaaagatgaacCAAAGACCCCCACACCAATTTCAACTCGATCTAAGAATTCTACGTTCACTGATCGTGAAATAGGGCGGTCTGGGTCTGAATTGAACTCTCAGAATGTCTCAGCCACTAGCAGTGAGTCCATTAGGAGGTCCTCTTTTCCTAGCATGTCTCAAAGACCTAGTAACCTAAAGGTGTTCACAGTTTCTGAGCTTAAATCTGCCACCAAGAATTTTAGCCGCTCTGCCATGCTTGGAGAGGGTGGATTTGGTTGTGTTTACAAGGGGTTTATCAAGAGTCCCGATGATTCATCACAAAAGATTGAAGTAGCAGTGAAACAGCTCGGTAAACGGGGGTTGCAG GGGCACAAGGAGTGGGTGACAGAAGTAAATCTGCTTGGTGTTGTTGAGCATCCGAATCTGGTAAAGCTAGTGGGATACTGTGCTGAAGATGATGAAAGAGGAATCCAAAGGCTTTTGATATACGAGTATATGCCCAATAGCAGTGTGGAATACCTTTTATCTGAACGGTCAGAGACAACACTTTCCTGGGCAATGAGATTGAAAATAGCCCAAGATGCTGCTCGTGGGCTAGCTTACCTGCACGAAGGAATGGATTTCCAG ATCATCTTCAGGGATTTCAAGTCTTCTAATATCCTTCTGGATGACCAATGGAGGGCAAAGCTATCAGACTTTGGGTTAGCCAGGTTGGGCCCTTCGGAAGGATTAACTCATGTATCAACAGCG GTTGTTGGAACAATGGGGTATGCCGCTCCTGAATACATACAGACAGGACGTCTCACATCCAAGATTGATGTGTGGAGCTATGGGGTCTTCCTGTATGAACTCATTACTGGCCGGCTCCCTTTAGACAAAAACCGCCCCAAGAGTGAGCAAAAGCTCTTGGAATGGGTGAAGCCATACCTATCAAAAGCAAAGAAATTCGAGCTGATAGTGGACCCTAGACTGAAACGGCAATACCAACTCAAATCTGCCCAAAAGCTTGCAGCTGTGGCGAACCGATGTGTAGTCAGAAACCCAAAGTCACGGCCTAAGATGAGTGAGGTGCTAGAAATGGTGAATCAGATTGTGGAGGCACCAACAGGAGCTGGAAATCCCGAACCGCCATTGAAGACCAAGCCATTTGTTGATACCTCTAGGGGAACTGAAAGAAAACATAATAGAAGGATTATAGATTCCAGAAGTGGTGACAAGTTTGTACATCATGTTAACAGCAGGTAA
- the LOC105768032 gene encoding serine/threonine-protein kinase PCRK1 isoform X1 — MPNKKTEALGFAVTSISFWHLDLHCGIYCVFSSSRAMKCFIFLSWRRKDEPKTPTPISTRSKNSTFTDREIGRSGSELNSQNVSATSSESIRRSSFPSMSQRPSNLKVFTVSELKSATKNFSRSAMLGEGGFGCVYKGFIKSPDDSSQKIEVAVKQLGKRGLQGHKEWVTEVNLLGVVEHPNLVKLVGYCAEDDERGIQRLLIYEYMPNSSVEYLLSERSETTLSWAMRLKIAQDAARGLAYLHEGMDFQIIFRDFKSSNILLDDQWRAKLSDFGLARLGPSEGLTHVSTAVVGTMGYAAPEYIQTGRLTSKIDVWSYGVFLYELITGRLPLDKNRPKSEQKLLEWVKPYLSKAKKFELIVDPRLKRQYQLKSAQKLAAVANRCVVRNPKSRPKMSEVLEMVNQIVEAPTGAGNPEPPLKTKPFVDTSRGTERKHNRRIIDSRSGDKFVHHVNSR; from the exons ATGCCAAACAAGAAAACTGAAG CTCTTGGCTTTGCAGTTACTTCGATCTCTTTCTGGCATCTGGATCTGCACTGTGgaatttattgtgtttttagtTCTTCGAGGGCTATGAAGTGTTTTATATTCCTCAGCtggagaagaaaagatgaacCAAAGACCCCCACACCAATTTCAACTCGATCTAAGAATTCTACGTTCACTGATCGTGAAATAGGGCGGTCTGGGTCTGAATTGAACTCTCAGAATGTCTCAGCCACTAGCAGTGAGTCCATTAGGAGGTCCTCTTTTCCTAGCATGTCTCAAAGACCTAGTAACCTAAAGGTGTTCACAGTTTCTGAGCTTAAATCTGCCACCAAGAATTTTAGCCGCTCTGCCATGCTTGGAGAGGGTGGATTTGGTTGTGTTTACAAGGGGTTTATCAAGAGTCCCGATGATTCATCACAAAAGATTGAAGTAGCAGTGAAACAGCTCGGTAAACGGGGGTTGCAG GGGCACAAGGAGTGGGTGACAGAAGTAAATCTGCTTGGTGTTGTTGAGCATCCGAATCTGGTAAAGCTAGTGGGATACTGTGCTGAAGATGATGAAAGAGGAATCCAAAGGCTTTTGATATACGAGTATATGCCCAATAGCAGTGTGGAATACCTTTTATCTGAACGGTCAGAGACAACACTTTCCTGGGCAATGAGATTGAAAATAGCCCAAGATGCTGCTCGTGGGCTAGCTTACCTGCACGAAGGAATGGATTTCCAG ATCATCTTCAGGGATTTCAAGTCTTCTAATATCCTTCTGGATGACCAATGGAGGGCAAAGCTATCAGACTTTGGGTTAGCCAGGTTGGGCCCTTCGGAAGGATTAACTCATGTATCAACAGCG GTTGTTGGAACAATGGGGTATGCCGCTCCTGAATACATACAGACAGGACGTCTCACATCCAAGATTGATGTGTGGAGCTATGGGGTCTTCCTGTATGAACTCATTACTGGCCGGCTCCCTTTAGACAAAAACCGCCCCAAGAGTGAGCAAAAGCTCTTGGAATGGGTGAAGCCATACCTATCAAAAGCAAAGAAATTCGAGCTGATAGTGGACCCTAGACTGAAACGGCAATACCAACTCAAATCTGCCCAAAAGCTTGCAGCTGTGGCGAACCGATGTGTAGTCAGAAACCCAAAGTCACGGCCTAAGATGAGTGAGGTGCTAGAAATGGTGAATCAGATTGTGGAGGCACCAACAGGAGCTGGAAATCCCGAACCGCCATTGAAGACCAAGCCATTTGTTGATACCTCTAGGGGAACTGAAAGAAAACATAATAGAAGGATTATAGATTCCAGAAGTGGTGACAAGTTTGTACATCATGTTAACAGCAGGTAA